A stretch of Halococcus saccharolyticus DSM 5350 DNA encodes these proteins:
- the trpB gene encoding tryptophan synthase subunit beta codes for MSNDDANHAGEFEGFGGRHVPEVMDEPLDQLSAAFDSIASTEEFQTEFRSILEDFAGRPTPLFHAERLSERYGAEIYLKREDLLHGGAHKINNAIGQALLAEKAGKSRLIAETGAGQHGTATAMVGALFGLDTEIYMGQKDIERQRMNVFRMRLMGAEVNEVTRGGAGLADAVDAALEDFAANVDDTHYLVGSVVGPDPFPRMVREFHSTIGDEAREQFQARTGDLPDAAVACVGGGSNAMGLFNAFRDDPVAFYGAEGGGEGGDSKRHAAPLAAGTDDVLHGMQTRVIDDDVEVHSISAGLDYPGVGPEHAMFQAVGRCEYHAVPDDDALAAFRELSETEGIIPALETAHALALAKEIAAEHDTILVNLSGRGDKDMATAAEQFDLG; via the coding sequence ATGAGCAACGACGATGCGAACCACGCGGGCGAGTTCGAGGGGTTCGGCGGGCGACACGTCCCTGAGGTCATGGACGAGCCGCTCGATCAGCTCTCGGCAGCGTTCGATTCGATCGCCAGCACCGAGGAGTTTCAGACGGAGTTCCGATCGATCCTCGAAGACTTCGCCGGACGACCCACGCCGCTCTTTCACGCCGAGCGACTCTCTGAGCGCTACGGGGCCGAGATCTACCTCAAGCGCGAGGACCTCCTCCACGGCGGCGCGCACAAGATCAACAACGCGATCGGCCAGGCGCTGCTCGCGGAGAAGGCTGGCAAGTCCCGCCTGATCGCCGAGACCGGCGCGGGCCAGCACGGCACCGCGACCGCGATGGTGGGCGCGTTGTTCGGCCTCGACACCGAGATTTACATGGGCCAAAAGGACATCGAACGCCAGCGGATGAACGTCTTCAGGATGCGGCTGATGGGCGCTGAGGTCAACGAGGTGACCCGTGGCGGGGCGGGCCTCGCGGACGCGGTCGACGCCGCTCTCGAAGACTTCGCCGCGAACGTCGACGACACGCACTATCTGGTGGGGTCGGTCGTGGGTCCCGACCCGTTCCCGCGAATGGTTCGAGAGTTCCACTCGACCATCGGTGACGAGGCCCGTGAGCAGTTTCAGGCGCGCACGGGCGACCTCCCCGACGCGGCCGTGGCGTGTGTCGGCGGCGGATCGAACGCGATGGGGCTGTTCAACGCGTTCCGCGACGATCCCGTGGCTTTTTACGGCGCGGAGGGTGGTGGTGAAGGCGGCGACTCGAAGCGCCACGCCGCGCCGCTCGCGGCGGGGACCGACGACGTGCTCCACGGGATGCAGACGCGAGTCATCGACGACGACGTCGAGGTCCACTCGATCTCGGCGGGCCTCGACTACCCCGGCGTCGGTCCCGAGCACGCGATGTTCCAGGCCGTCGGCCGGTGTGAGTACCATGCGGTACCCGACGACGACGCGCTCGCGGCGTTCCGGGAGCTAAGCGAGACCGAGGGAATCATCCCGGCGCTCGAAACGGCCCACGCACTCGCGCTGGCGAAAGAGATCGCCGCCGAGCACGACACGATCCTCGTGAACCTGAGCGGTCGCGGCGACAAGGACATGGCGACCGCGGCCGAGCAGTTCGATCTCGGGTGA
- the gatB gene encoding Asp-tRNA(Asn)/Glu-tRNA(Gln) amidotransferase subunit GatB — MTAHAAAAREHAVVIGLEVHVQLETDTKIFCGCGTNFEDDEPNSHTCPTCLGLPGALPVLNEAAVEAGLKLATAIDADVPDETRFHRKNYYYPDLPKNFQITQYDSPLCENGALTVAIEDDEREIAIERAHLEEDPGSLQHAGGSGGIDTAEYTRVDYNRAGVPLMEIVTEPDFRGPEEVRAFLAKLTEVLEYLDVFDSSRDGSLRVDANISLVPGEDIEADGTIETEALTAANRTEVKNISSHKGAEKALAYEVTRQRNALQRDRTIEQETRHWDESRGVTVSMRSKEEEKDYRYFAEPDLPVLQVADRAEAVEIPELPDARRERFREEYGLSQAAARKLTSTRAVADFYERVADRFDPDVAASWVADTLLGELNYRDMRIGDVEDRFDGFVRLVELAETGEITEKNAEEVVLRAMLDEDLGPDDVIEREGLGATGEDEIERAVATAIDENPGAVEDYHTGEDGALNFLVGQVMGATGGSADPGTVNQLLRDELDG, encoded by the coding sequence ATGACTGCCCACGCCGCCGCGGCGCGCGAACACGCCGTCGTCATCGGGCTCGAAGTCCACGTCCAGCTCGAAACGGACACCAAGATATTCTGTGGCTGCGGGACGAATTTCGAGGACGACGAGCCCAACTCCCATACCTGTCCGACGTGTCTCGGCCTGCCCGGCGCACTCCCGGTGCTGAACGAGGCCGCAGTCGAGGCTGGACTCAAACTCGCCACCGCGATCGACGCCGACGTGCCCGACGAAACTCGGTTCCACCGGAAGAACTACTACTACCCTGATCTCCCGAAGAACTTCCAGATCACCCAGTACGACTCGCCGCTGTGTGAGAACGGCGCACTCACCGTCGCGATCGAGGACGACGAGCGGGAAATCGCGATCGAGCGCGCCCACCTCGAAGAGGACCCTGGCAGTCTCCAGCACGCCGGCGGTAGTGGGGGTATCGACACCGCCGAGTACACCCGCGTGGATTACAATCGCGCGGGCGTCCCATTGATGGAGATCGTGACCGAGCCCGACTTCCGAGGGCCGGAAGAGGTCAGGGCCTTCCTCGCGAAGCTCACGGAGGTGCTCGAATATCTCGACGTGTTCGACAGTTCGCGGGACGGGTCGCTTCGAGTGGATGCGAACATCTCACTCGTGCCCGGCGAGGATATCGAGGCGGACGGGACGATCGAGACCGAGGCGCTCACGGCGGCCAACCGAACCGAGGTCAAGAACATTTCGAGCCACAAGGGCGCGGAGAAGGCGCTCGCCTACGAGGTCACGCGCCAGCGCAACGCGCTCCAGCGCGATCGGACGATCGAACAGGAGACCCGTCACTGGGACGAATCGCGTGGTGTGACGGTCTCGATGCGCTCGAAAGAGGAAGAGAAGGACTATCGATACTTCGCCGAGCCGGATCTCCCCGTGCTCCAGGTCGCCGACCGAGCCGAGGCGGTCGAGATCCCGGAACTCCCCGACGCCAGACGTGAGCGGTTCCGCGAGGAGTACGGCCTGAGTCAGGCGGCAGCTCGAAAGCTCACCTCCACCCGCGCGGTCGCGGACTTCTACGAGCGGGTGGCCGACCGGTTCGATCCCGACGTTGCGGCGTCGTGGGTCGCCGACACCCTCCTGGGCGAACTCAACTACCGCGACATGCGAATCGGGGACGTTGAGGACCGATTCGACGGGTTCGTTCGATTGGTGGAACTCGCCGAAACGGGTGAAATCACCGAGAAGAACGCCGAGGAGGTCGTACTGCGGGCGATGCTCGACGAGGATCTGGGTCCGGACGACGTGATCGAGCGCGAAGGACTCGGAGCTACCGGCGAGGACGAGATCGAACGTGCGGTCGCGACCGCGATCGACGAGAACCCGGGCGCGGTCGAGGACTACCACACGGGCGAGGACGGCGCTCTCAACTTCCTCGTCGGCCAGGTCATGGGCGCGACCGGCGGGAGTGCCGATCCGGGAACGGTGAACCAACTGCTTCGCGACGAACTCGACGGCTGA
- a CDS encoding DUF7518 family protein — MSGNRVEELESRVTELEATLNGLTEELVETKDRLRELESDESEEYIEAGVGTTPETEVDTEESAVEAAVEGDKHTEDDSTDTTEADDIIVA; from the coding sequence ATGTCGGGCAATCGCGTTGAGGAACTCGAATCGCGGGTTACTGAACTCGAAGCCACACTGAACGGTCTCACCGAGGAACTCGTCGAGACCAAAGATCGACTCCGCGAACTCGAAAGCGACGAGTCCGAGGAGTACATCGAGGCCGGCGTCGGGACGACGCCCGAAACCGAGGTCGATACCGAAGAGAGCGCCGTCGAAGCCGCTGTCGAAGGAGATAAGCACACCGAAGACGACTCTACGGACACGACGGAGGCCGACGATATCATCGTCGCGTAG
- the smc gene encoding chromosome segregation protein SMC, which produces MNIKTLVLDNFKSFGRKTRIPFYEDFTTVSGPNGSGKSNIIDAVLFALGLARTRGIRARKLTDLIYNPAHDDGGGVGGTREASVAVVLDNEDGTLTRAEVESAAGTEDVGDVDEITIKRRVKQTEDNYYSYYYINGRSVNLADIQDLLAQAGVTPEGYNVVMQGDVTGIINMTAGERREIIDEIAGVAAFDAKKEDAFEELEVVEGRIEEAELRIEEKEERLEQLEDERETALEYQAFRDEKEEYESYRKAAELEEKREALADTREEIDVREDEIEELRRELDEREGRVSRLESDLDDLNTEIERKGEDEQLAIKREIEEVKGEIGRLEDKIETAEERIEDAENERRQAFVEIDRKQETVDELESDIRQVKVEKSSIATEIEDLEDDLAEVEAEIEATDTAYDELKADLAEQREALEAEKSAKNEKQREQDRLLDAARRRSNEQSETETELDEARERIPEIEAAIGDLEDEREKAATNEENIEDVVADLKTEKRERNEDLDEVEEELRAAQQKYADLEAKTDESGSSYGRAVSTVLNADLDGVHGTIAQLGGVDPEHATACETAAGGRLAHVVVDDDGVGERAIEYLKSRNAGRATFLPLTEMQQRSLPRLPDRDGVVDFAANLVDYPKEYAGVFSYVLGSTLVVEEMATARELMGDYRLVTLEGELVEKSGAMTGGSKSGSRYSFGSSEGRLKRVADRVAELEEERREAKEAVRDVEGRLDDARERRSAAAEQVREVEADIEAKEREREEVEERIASLESEINEIESAREEVDEEMGELESAIADHDDRIEEIESEIAELEGELADSDVPELTEKADAIEGEIDDREDRMDDLDGRLNELQLEKEYAEDSIDDLHTTLETAQNRKAENEERIEELEAEIEECEATLDEKEAAVAELEDELAELKEDRAELKEELQDARAARDEQKEMVDEAEDALEDRRETAERLDWEIDELAAAVGEYDADEIPDHDEVEREISRIEGAMEELEPVNMLAIDEYDAVEDDLADLTDKKATLTDERDGIEERIESYEAQKKSTFMESYEAINDQFESIFERLSAGSGTLHLEDPEDPFEGGLTMKAQPGDKPIQRLDAMSGGEKSLTALAFIFAIQRHNPAPFYALDEVDAFLDAANAERVGELVDELAADAQFIVVSHRSAMLERSERAIGVTMQGDNISAVTGIELGAQEVPADD; this is translated from the coding sequence ATGAACATCAAGACGCTCGTCCTAGACAACTTCAAGAGCTTCGGCCGGAAGACCCGAATCCCCTTCTACGAGGATTTCACTACTGTCAGCGGTCCGAACGGCTCCGGCAAGTCGAACATCATCGACGCCGTGCTGTTCGCGCTCGGCCTCGCTCGCACCCGAGGCATCCGCGCACGAAAACTCACTGACCTGATCTACAATCCTGCCCACGACGACGGCGGCGGGGTCGGTGGCACGCGAGAGGCGAGCGTCGCGGTCGTCCTCGACAACGAGGACGGCACGCTCACTCGCGCCGAGGTCGAGAGCGCCGCCGGCACGGAGGACGTGGGGGACGTCGACGAGATCACCATCAAGCGGCGAGTCAAACAGACTGAAGACAACTACTACTCCTACTACTACATCAACGGCCGATCGGTGAACCTCGCAGACATTCAGGATCTGCTCGCCCAGGCTGGCGTCACCCCGGAGGGGTACAACGTGGTGATGCAGGGCGACGTCACGGGGATCATCAATATGACGGCGGGCGAGCGCCGCGAGATCATCGACGAGATCGCGGGCGTCGCGGCGTTCGACGCGAAGAAGGAGGACGCCTTCGAGGAGCTCGAAGTGGTCGAGGGCCGGATCGAGGAGGCCGAACTCCGGATCGAGGAGAAAGAAGAGCGCCTCGAACAGTTGGAGGACGAGCGCGAGACTGCACTCGAATACCAGGCCTTCCGTGACGAGAAAGAGGAGTACGAGAGCTACCGGAAGGCCGCCGAACTGGAGGAAAAACGCGAGGCGCTCGCCGACACTCGCGAGGAAATCGACGTGCGCGAAGACGAAATCGAAGAACTTCGGCGCGAACTCGACGAGCGCGAGGGTCGCGTCTCCAGACTCGAAAGCGATCTCGACGACCTCAACACCGAAATCGAACGGAAGGGCGAGGACGAGCAGCTCGCGATCAAGCGCGAGATCGAGGAGGTCAAAGGCGAGATCGGTCGGCTGGAGGACAAGATCGAAACTGCCGAGGAGCGCATCGAGGACGCAGAGAACGAGCGCCGCCAGGCGTTCGTGGAGATCGATCGCAAGCAAGAGACCGTCGACGAACTCGAAAGCGATATTCGGCAGGTCAAAGTCGAGAAGTCCTCGATCGCGACGGAGATCGAGGACCTCGAAGACGATCTCGCCGAGGTCGAAGCCGAAATCGAGGCGACCGATACTGCGTACGACGAGCTGAAGGCCGATCTCGCGGAGCAACGCGAGGCGCTCGAAGCAGAGAAGAGCGCAAAGAACGAGAAACAGCGCGAGCAGGACCGACTGCTCGACGCGGCGCGGCGGCGGTCGAACGAGCAGTCCGAGACCGAAACCGAACTCGACGAGGCACGCGAGCGGATCCCCGAAATCGAGGCCGCGATCGGGGATCTGGAGGACGAGCGCGAGAAGGCCGCGACGAACGAGGAAAACATCGAGGACGTCGTTGCCGATCTCAAGACCGAGAAACGCGAGCGAAACGAGGACTTAGACGAGGTCGAGGAGGAGCTGCGGGCCGCCCAACAGAAATACGCCGACCTCGAAGCCAAGACCGACGAGAGCGGGTCGTCGTACGGCCGAGCGGTGTCGACGGTTCTCAATGCCGATCTCGACGGGGTTCACGGGACGATCGCCCAGCTCGGTGGCGTCGACCCGGAGCACGCGACCGCGTGCGAGACCGCCGCCGGCGGACGCCTGGCCCACGTCGTGGTCGACGACGACGGCGTGGGCGAGCGCGCGATCGAGTACCTCAAATCGAGAAACGCGGGTCGGGCGACGTTCCTCCCGCTGACCGAGATGCAGCAGCGCTCGCTGCCACGGTTGCCGGACCGAGACGGCGTAGTGGACTTCGCCGCGAACCTCGTCGACTACCCGAAGGAGTACGCGGGCGTGTTCTCGTACGTCCTCGGGAGCACGCTCGTGGTCGAGGAGATGGCGACCGCGCGGGAGCTGATGGGCGACTACCGGCTCGTCACGCTGGAGGGCGAACTCGTGGAGAAGAGCGGCGCGATGACCGGCGGCTCCAAGAGCGGGTCGCGGTACTCCTTCGGATCGAGCGAGGGCCGGCTGAAGCGGGTCGCGGATCGGGTGGCGGAGCTCGAAGAGGAGCGCCGCGAAGCCAAAGAGGCGGTGCGCGACGTCGAGGGACGACTGGACGACGCGCGCGAACGGCGCTCGGCGGCCGCCGAGCAGGTGCGAGAGGTCGAGGCCGACATCGAGGCCAAAGAGCGCGAACGCGAGGAGGTCGAGGAGCGGATCGCCTCGCTCGAAAGCGAGATCAACGAGATCGAGAGCGCCCGCGAGGAGGTCGACGAGGAGATGGGCGAGCTCGAAAGCGCGATTGCCGACCATGACGATCGGATCGAGGAGATCGAGAGCGAGATCGCCGAGCTGGAGGGCGAACTCGCGGATTCGGATGTCCCGGAACTCACCGAAAAAGCCGACGCGATCGAGGGTGAGATCGACGACCGCGAGGATCGGATGGACGATCTCGACGGCCGGCTGAACGAGCTCCAGCTCGAGAAGGAGTACGCCGAGGACTCGATCGACGATCTCCACACGACTCTCGAAACCGCACAGAATCGGAAGGCCGAGAACGAGGAGCGGATCGAGGAGCTCGAAGCCGAGATCGAGGAGTGCGAGGCCACTCTCGACGAGAAGGAGGCCGCGGTCGCCGAGCTAGAAGACGAGCTCGCCGAGCTGAAAGAAGATCGTGCCGAGTTGAAGGAGGAACTCCAGGACGCACGGGCGGCCCGCGACGAACAGAAGGAGATGGTGGATGAGGCCGAGGACGCCCTCGAAGACCGGCGCGAGACCGCCGAGCGCCTCGACTGGGAGATCGACGAACTCGCTGCGGCGGTCGGCGAGTACGACGCCGACGAGATTCCCGACCACGACGAGGTCGAGCGCGAGATTTCACGGATCGAGGGCGCAATGGAGGAGTTGGAGCCGGTCAACATGCTCGCGATCGACGAGTACGACGCGGTCGAGGACGACCTCGCGGATCTCACCGACAAGAAGGCAACCCTGACCGACGAGCGCGACGGGATCGAGGAGCGGATCGAGTCCTACGAGGCCCAGAAGAAGAGTACCTTCATGGAGTCATACGAGGCAATCAACGACCAGTTCGAGTCGATCTTCGAGCGGCTCTCCGCCGGATCCGGGACCCTTCACCTCGAGGATCCGGAGGATCCCTTCGAGGGCGGGCTGACGATGAAGGCCCAGCCGGGCGACAAACCGATCCAGCGCCTCGACGCGATGAGCGGTGGCGAGAAATCGCTGACCGCGCTCGCATTCATCTTCGCGATCCAGCGTCACAACCCTGCCCCGTTCTACGCGCTCGACGAGGTCGACGCCTTCCTCGACGCGGCCAACGCCGAACGCGTCGGGGAGTTAGTGGACGAACTCGCCGCTGACGCCCAGTTCATCGTGGTCTCGCATCGCTCGGCGATGCTCGAACGCTCCGAGCGCGCGATCGGCGTCACGATGCAGGGTGACAACATTTCGGCGGTGACTGGGATCGAACTCGGTGCACAGGAGGTCCCGGCGGATGACTGA
- a CDS encoding segregation and condensation protein A, with translation MTDPADPETPPEMAEAATTGDEIDGGADEPDEEVEPVELLVRLAEEGEIEPWDIDVVEVTDAFLSRLDAADLRTSGRALFYASVLLRMKSDALLEPDEPEPEPAPEPWEDAWDPEDGADGGEFGPDPVAALEDEMDRRLDRKQARGTPETLDELVRELREAERDSWWKESRTYDTDGSPKGFQRGTQTLEYRSGDDLRVDDEPTEAEVTATAHTEDIETIIADVQRVLRKQYDAGREEVLYAEIEEAGGSRVETFLAILFLSHRGHVRLEQDELFGDLWIQNPAADVGSTEAIAD, from the coding sequence ATGACTGATCCGGCCGATCCTGAGACTCCACCCGAGATGGCGGAAGCGGCCACTACTGGTGACGAGATTGACGGCGGCGCGGACGAACCTGACGAGGAAGTCGAACCGGTCGAGCTGCTCGTCAGACTGGCCGAGGAGGGCGAGATCGAGCCGTGGGACATCGACGTGGTCGAGGTCACCGACGCCTTCCTCTCGCGGCTCGACGCTGCCGACCTCCGGACCTCCGGTCGAGCGCTGTTTTACGCGAGCGTGCTCCTTCGAATGAAAAGCGATGCGCTGCTCGAACCCGACGAGCCGGAGCCCGAACCCGCGCCCGAGCCGTGGGAGGACGCGTGGGACCCCGAAGACGGGGCGGACGGGGGCGAGTTCGGTCCTGATCCGGTGGCCGCGCTCGAAGACGAGATGGACCGCCGCCTCGACCGGAAGCAGGCCCGTGGGACCCCAGAAACGCTCGACGAACTCGTGCGGGAGCTCCGCGAAGCCGAACGCGACTCGTGGTGGAAGGAGTCCCGAACCTACGACACCGACGGCTCGCCGAAGGGCTTTCAACGAGGTACTCAGACCCTCGAATACCGGTCGGGTGACGATCTCCGGGTCGACGACGAGCCGACCGAGGCCGAGGTCACCGCCACGGCCCACACCGAAGACATCGAGACCATCATCGCGGACGTCCAGCGCGTCCTCCGCAAGCAGTACGACGCCGGGCGCGAGGAGGTGCTCTACGCCGAAATCGAGGAAGCGGGTGGGTCGCGCGTCGAAACCTTCCTCGCCATCTTGTTTCTCTCACATCGGGGGCACGTCCGACTCGAACAGGACGAACTGTTCGGCGACCTCTGGATCCAGAACCCGGCAGCTGACGTCGGCTCGACCGAAGCGATCGCGGACTGA
- the mtnP gene encoding S-methyl-5'-thioadenosine phosphorylase, translating to MIGIIGGSGIYEAFDLDDVHEEAVETPFGEPSAPITVGELDGTEVAFLPRHGHNHQFSPTDAPYRANIHALKQLGVKRVLATNAVGSLRDDLLPQTLVVPDQLFDRTRHRPYTFFGDGMVVHMEFAEPYCPHMTTHLVTSADVATDDGAHEGGTYVCIEGPQYSTKAESEWFREQGWDLAGMTAVPEAKLAREAELCYATITGITDWGVWKGAIDDRLGDVLENAAANEEAINATVEHAIRTLPDERECSCEHALEGTINTPGEAIPDETKEQVDLLAGEYFD from the coding sequence ATGATCGGCATCATCGGCGGCAGCGGGATCTACGAAGCGTTCGATCTGGACGACGTCCACGAGGAAGCGGTCGAGACACCCTTCGGCGAGCCAAGTGCGCCGATCACGGTCGGCGAACTCGACGGTACCGAAGTCGCCTTCCTCCCCAGACACGGCCATAATCACCAGTTCTCGCCGACCGACGCGCCGTATCGAGCGAACATCCACGCACTGAAACAGCTCGGCGTTAAGCGCGTACTCGCGACCAACGCCGTCGGAAGCCTCCGCGATGACCTCCTGCCGCAAACCCTCGTGGTGCCCGATCAGTTGTTCGACCGCACCCGCCACCGGCCGTACACCTTCTTCGGCGACGGGATGGTGGTCCACATGGAGTTCGCCGAGCCGTACTGCCCCCATATGACTACCCATCTCGTCACATCAGCGGACGTGGCCACCGACGACGGCGCGCACGAGGGCGGCACCTACGTGTGTATCGAAGGGCCACAGTACTCGACGAAGGCCGAGTCAGAGTGGTTCCGTGAGCAGGGTTGGGATCTCGCCGGCATGACTGCGGTACCGGAAGCGAAACTCGCCCGCGAGGCCGAACTGTGCTACGCGACGATCACCGGAATCACCGACTGGGGCGTCTGGAAGGGTGCGATCGACGACCGCCTCGGCGACGTTCTCGAAAACGCCGCCGCGAACGAGGAAGCGATCAACGCGACCGTCGAACACGCGATCCGAACGCTGCCCGACGAACGCGAGTGCTCCTGTGAGCACGCCCTGGAGGGAACGATCAACACCCCAGGCGAGGCGATCCCCGACGAAACGAAAGAGCAGGTCGACCTGCTCGCGGGCGAGTATTTCGACTGA